GTTCTGGAGTATCGCGACGGCACCCGTCTACTCTTCAGCTATGAAACGCCGGTAGCGGCCTTCTCACCTGGGGGCGGGTTCATCGTCACCCGGGAGAACGTCTCAGTCACCACTGAGCGTCGCATCAAAGATTGGATCGGCTCGCAGCCCTTCCGAGATGCGGATCAGGCTGAGATCTTTGCGGTGATCACTGGCCGCCCTGTGCTCACGCGCGAATAGACGTGGTGCTGAAGGCAGGCTAGGCCCCGCGGCGCGCGCCCCCCCGGGCAGGTGCGGAGCAATCGCCGCGCCGCTGAACGCCGAGGCCAACCAGCTGAGGAGAGTCAGGCGGCCGCGTAGCTGCGAGAGTTTTGGGACGAGATATCGGCCCCGTAGACTGAATGCACAGTCATCAAACACGAGGCAATTTGCATGAACCTTTACACGTTTCAGCAGCTGGGCGAAAACCTTCCCGATTTGCAAGCAGAAGGTCGCACCGTCTACGAAGGTGTGCGCGCCATCAGTGACAGGATCAATGGCGGTGCCGTGCACATGTTCGGACACGACCACTATGCGATCAGCACCCATGAAGGTACCGGTCTATGCCAACTGCTCTTGAAATCGACCGCCGTCGTGTGATTCCAATCGCCTGGCCTTCCGATCGGGCACGCGCCCCTCGCTTTCAAATGAGCTCGGCCCGCCGCGCGCGGCAGCAGCCCTGACACCTCGAAAGATTCCCCACCAGCGAAGCGGCCCAGCAGCGCGGACTGCTGCGGTACGCCGGCCTGCCCTCGTGAAACCATCCTCTCCGAAGGGCCTGGACGAAAACGCCCCCTAACCCTCGGCATGGCGATGGGGGAGCCTGGCATAACTGCCCACCGCGTTACCTGACCTTAGGGGAGCGACGGCGCCATGACACCGGGTAGTCAAGAAAATGTTGAACACTGGCCGCCCGGAACCTGGGGGCGCGCGCGGAAACTCCCGGGTGTCCGGCGCCGCGCGCGCCGCGCTTGCCCTCATTGCCGAGGCGAACTTGTCGCCGCCGCGCCAGCCACGCAAAATGGCGCCTGGCCTGTCGTTCCCGAACGAGTCTTTCCGTCCTCGGATCCATTCATGGCATCGTCCACCGCCCTTGCCCCTTCCGCCCGCCCCGCGCGCGATCTGCCGCTGAGCAACTACAAGATGTCCGAGCGTTCTCGGTACGGCGACTTCGGCATCCGCGACGAGCGCACGGCGCTGCCCAACCCCGCGGCGCACCGCCACGAATACCTGCAGATCCACGTGCAACTGGCCGGCAAAACCCAGCACGCCATCGGCGATGCGCGGCGCGCGGTCACGCCGGGCACGGTGTGCTTCATCCTTCCCTACAAGACCCATTTCATCCCGACCGTGCCGGGCAGCCGCTACTACATCCTCAACGCCAGCCTGGGCTACCTGCTGCCCTCGCTGGACGTGGACGCGCTCGACCTTCAGGACCTGCCCATCGAGCGCGCGCCCGAGCTCGCGCCCTTCCGCTTCCAGGAGCAGCTGGACTTCCGGCTGAACGGCGCGGCGCTGGCCCAGGTGGAAGGGCTGTGCCGCGAGATCGCGGCCGAAGACCAGCGCCGGGCCAACGGCTCGGCCATCCTGATCCGCGCGTACCTGCTGCAGCTGATCGGCCTGGTCTGGCGCGAGCACGGCGAGGCGCTGGCCGCGCTGGCGGCCATGCCCGCCTCGGGCCAGGCCCGCAATCCGGCCCTGACGCGGCTGCGGGCCTTCCTGAAAGACCGCCTGGACCAGCCCGTGTCCCTGACCGACGCGGCCGCCGCCATCCACCTGTCCCCCACCTACCTGGCCCACCTGCTCAAGCGCGAGACGGGCCAGACCTTCGTCGAATACCTGACCGCCCGGCGGATGTCGCTGGCGCGCGAGCTGCTGCTGCATACCAGCCTCTCGGTCAAGGAGATCGCGTTTCGCTGCGGGTTTTCCGACGAAGCGTATTTCGGGCGCCGCTTCCGGTTGCTCGAACAGGCCAGCCCCACGGCGTTCCGCCGCCAGCTGCGCCAGCCCGGGCCGTGCTGAGCCGGCCGGCGCCGACTGCGCAAGTTTGTCCGGCTTTAGGACAGTCCACCGTCTAACGGCCGCCCTCGCCTTTCGCGCAACATTCATGCATCGCCCGCGCCCTCACGGCGCGGGGCCAGCCGAAAGGAGTTTCATGAATCACCCCGCCCCCGCCAACGGCGCCGCTGCCTTGCCCCTGCCCGTCGTCGCCCCCGTGACCGTGCCCGTCGCCGGACGCGACCAGGCCTTCGCGGTGCGGCGCATCTACTGCGTCGGCCGCAACTACATCGAGCACATCCGCGAGATGAAGGAAGGCGACGAGCGCGATCCCCCCTTCTTTTTCCAGAAGCCCACCGACGCGATCGTCACCGATGGCCAGGTGCCCTATCCCGTCCTGACCGAGGACTTCCAGTTCGAGCTCGAACTGGTCATCGCCATCGGCCGCACGCCCGATCCCGATCCCACCCAATCCCTGTCCGCGGTGTTCGGCTACGCGGTGGGCCTGGACATGACCCGGCGCGACCGCCAGCGCGAAGCCTTCCGCGAAGGGCGTCCGTGGGAAGTGGGCAAGTCCTTCGACGCGTCCGCCCCCTGCGGCCCCATCCTGCCGGTGGAGGCCGGCGGACACGTGCTGGCCGGGCCCTTG
The Achromobacter xylosoxidans A8 genome window above contains:
- a CDS encoding helix-turn-helix transcriptional regulator, translating into MASSTALAPSARPARDLPLSNYKMSERSRYGDFGIRDERTALPNPAAHRHEYLQIHVQLAGKTQHAIGDARRAVTPGTVCFILPYKTHFIPTVPGSRYYILNASLGYLLPSLDVDALDLQDLPIERAPELAPFRFQEQLDFRLNGAALAQVEGLCREIAAEDQRRANGSAILIRAYLLQLIGLVWREHGEALAALAAMPASGQARNPALTRLRAFLKDRLDQPVSLTDAAAAIHLSPTYLAHLLKRETGQTFVEYLTARRMSLARELLLHTSLSVKEIAFRCGFSDEAYFGRRFRLLEQASPTAFRRQLRQPGPC
- a CDS encoding fumarylacetoacetate hydrolase family protein translates to MNHPAPANGAAALPLPVVAPVTVPVAGRDQAFAVRRIYCVGRNYIEHIREMKEGDERDPPFFFQKPTDAIVTDGQVPYPVLTEDFQFELELVIAIGRTPDPDPTQSLSAVFGYAVGLDMTRRDRQREAFREGRPWEVGKSFDASAPCGPILPVEAGGHVLAGPLTLEVNGRVAQQSDLGKMIWNVPEIIVQLSRQYRLMPGDLIYTGTPAGVGAVQVGDRLHGRVAGLPELDVTIVAAR